attaaaatgaacttgaataaaatgaaatctattttattatcgTATACTTTGTACATGCCAAAAGATGttcctattttctaaatatttaatattaattttaaatgtacTATATTTACTGACCAGCTGATTTCCTACTGCCATTTTCTAATATTTGCATATGATaaatcatatttcaaatattctaaCACATAATAATAAACGTTATTAAAATTGTATAGTAACCCTCTTATTTTGATCCAATTAAGtgttccatatttttattttaacatttgttGACATTTTTCACTTATGTTCATAATGACATATAGAATTCTTATGATTAATACCAACTACAGAATAACAAATGTAACTATATGGTATTGCTCAGTTTAACTCTACATCTAGgataattgtgaataaatatttcagataaaGTTCATGGTGATAAAATATAACTATTAGtgctttttgaaaattcattgagCCGATAGAAAATAACTTCTTTAGTGCTATTAGGTGTTGCAAAATAAATATACCCTATATTGTGGAAACAGGCACACAGTGCCCTGTgttctaatttttaaaattataaattattttatcacctCTTATAAAAACTGAGTTGTTGAACTTATCGCCATACCCCGTATATATAAATGTAATGGAAATAATGAACGCACAAGTCAACAATTACACCTTTAAAGATATGCTGTGTTGCCAAGTTTCACTCTGGTTCAGAGATGATTGGAAATGAATATtacagaaacaatttttttttttaaattattgtaatattacTATTTATAGTAATTTATGTATTAGtgtgtttcaaatattaatgcacaaaaaaggagaaaagtatactgtaattttattatttcaaaattgaaaattaagtcAAAttgtcaattaatttttatttaattgacaTGATCATGAAAAAGAAATATCTGGATActtaattaattacaattagtattgtatttttataagatattatgaaaatttagtttAGAATGTTTTGATTCGCTAGAAAATGACACCTTGAAGTTTGCTAGTCATAATAATTGATATATGTCAAAATTGTGAATtagtatcaaaattttcatttaaaagttttaaaaatcggtATTATTGACGAAGTGAGTTTCATAACTGATAAAATGTCACAGGAAAACGAGTGCCTTTCCTcggaatattcaaaaaattgtggAAACACAGAAAATAAGGATACATTTAGATTGAGAAAGTCATGTGAGCTCCAAGAAAATTATGAACATGGATGTGATGCAGATGAAACTATTGTGATTCGTGACGACCATTCTATTGAGACTATATGCTTAGACTCACCACATATGGATAATGAGAATACAGAACTAGAAAGCTTCAGCATGCCAGGTCAGTTCAAAGACAATGAAGGTACATATGAACGTACTTGTGATGCAGATGACTGTATTTTGATTCGGGACGACCATTCTATGGAGACTATATGCTTAGACTCACCACATATGGATAATGAGAATACAGAACTAGAAAGCTTCAGCATGCCAGGTCAGTTCAAAGACAATGAAGGTACATATGAACGTACTTGTGATGCAGATGACTGTATTTTGATTCGTGACGACCATTCTATTGAGACTATATGCTTAGACTCACCACATATGGATAATGAGAATACAGAACTAGAAAGCTTCAGCATGCCAGGTCAGTTCAAAGACAATGAAGGTACATATGAACGTACTTGTGATGCAGATGACTGTATTTTGATTCGGGACGACCATTCTATGGAGACTATATGCTTAGACTCACCACATATGGCTAATGAGAATACAGAACTAGAAAGCTTCAGCATGCCAGGTCAGttcaaagaaaatgaagaaacataTAAACGTACTTGTGATGCGATTGAATCTATTGTGATTAGTGACGTCCATTCTGTTGAGAGTATATGCTTAGACTCACCACATATGGCTAATGAGAATACAGAACTAGAAAGCTTCAGCAAGCCAGGTCAgttgaaagaaaatgaagaaacataTAAACGTATATGTGATgaaaactataaagaaaatatctcTAGCAATTTACGTAAATCAGTTGACATATACGAAACTTTGACTGGTAGAGTGATTGATATCAATTGGGCAAAATCCGCATTTATGTCTTTTAAACGGAAATGGTCTGAATTATCCAGAGAGTCATGCGAGtcccaaaaatataaaaaacaaaatgtgtCTAGAAGTAAGTTCGACGATTCTGGTAAATCATTTGAGATTTGTGCAGGGTTTTCTGGtggagaaaatgaaaaagaaccTGAAAGATCAAGCAAGTCATGTcagatgcaaaaaaataaaggaaattataAACGTTGCCAAGCTTCTGATAAATGTTTAGAGATTTGTAGAGGATATTTTTACGACAATTATGATAAAACAGTGATTTGCTTAAATTGTTCTGGAATAAGAGGTAAAAGGTGCCAACACGGAATTGAGGCAGTTGAAGGATTTATACGTGATAATAAGAAAGAACTTACAGAAGAACAAGCCGAATTTTCTCGACGCTATGAGCCACTCCCCGATGATATTAACTTTGATGAAGTATTTTACGACTGTTTGTGATTTTTTCTGATGTGTCTAGCAAGGATTTCTTTTTGATTTGgtatatgttttttatgaaaaatatgtatttaataaaattatataaaaaataattataccttTTGTTTATCTAAATTATGTGATATATTTACTGATGAAaggaaaatgtattaaatatacatttaaatagCTCACAATCATTCTCTAATTCTACATGTTTTCTTGAATTAACAAGTCTTTTGTTATACACAACTCCCATATAAACCTTTTGGGATGTTTTGAAAAGGATGGAGTAGATTTAGTAAATTGCcaacaaaattatgaatatttcatataaatagtGTTGTCTATAGGAGGCAACTGAAAATGAAATCTTCAACTGCTAAAATCAAGTCTATACAGTCTTATTTTCTCAATTGATCAAGTACTTTGAATCgatggtataattttttattctttgattACCATTATATTCTAAGTTGTAATTGAAACTTGTGATTTTGCACTTTTCTTAAACAGATAATCAAATTTGTGTGTCTACAATGGTCCAATAGTTGGTAAGATATCATTTTGGCAGAAATAAGCAACagatattttgcaatttttatgcgaattttgttgaatataataaaataggaTTTAATTTGATCTTGAACCTTCTCAATTACGTTAATAGTGCTCTGGTATActattgaatgaatttattgGTTTCAATTCTTCTAATTGTTGTGATACTACAGGTAAAAGTGATATTGGTCAGTAAGATAAAACTTCTTGTGGTTCATTTGGTTCAAGTATTTTAATATCACagaattgtttataaaatgtgACTTTCTATGGGTGTGCACTTCGTTTTATTGCAATAAAAACTTTGTCTTTAATTGATTCACTCACATTTTTTACTTCAAATGAAATGTATTTGAGTATTTATTCTGGTACACTTATCATCCTCATTTGGCATTAGTAGGTTTTAAAGGAAAGATCTTTTTCTGTACTATTATTTGTTAATACACTGGAATGAGCAATAATCAATTAGAGTTTTGAATTTGTGGGTGGTAAGTAACAGTATCTAGCTCTATCTTATTTATAAAACTGACAGTTTTCCCAATTAAGTTCTTTATCGGCTGCGAACATTATAACTATTTTGatcagtattttttatttatattattgtgctatatatgatttttttcaactggtttagaaaaaaaataaactacttATGATTTCGATATTCGAAGTTTGTATAacgaatatgaaaaaatatcaatgacAATATTTTTCAGCTGATTTTGGAGTTTCTGCTAAAAATAAAAGTACGCTTCAAAAACATGACACATTTATTGGTACTCCATACTGGATGGCTCCGGAAGTGGTGCTGTGTGAAACTTTTCGTGATAATCCATATGATTATAAAGTAGATATATGGTCAATGGGTATTACTCTGATTGAGTTTGCCCAAATGGAACCACCCAACCATGAAATGTCTCCCATGAGGGTATTGCTCAAGATCCAGAAATCTGATCCGCCCAAATTAGAACAGCCTTCAAAATGGTCCAAGGAGTTCAATGATTTTTTAGCAAAAGCACTTATAAAAGTAACAGTATAATAATGATCACATAACATTTTTTGCTAATTACTTTTCATTATAGGATCCTCAAAAAAGGCCGTGTTGTGATGAACTTTTAAAACACGCTTTTATCAACTGTACATTGGATTCAAAACCCGTCCGTGACTTATTATTGGAGTACAAAGCTGAAGTTGTGGAAGAGGAACTTACAGATGATGATCCAGAGGTAACTCTTTTAGATTATATAGTTTGATATTGATATAACTCAGTAAAATATGTCCGAAAAAGTAGCTAAACAAAGTTGAGTTGTAGAGTTTCATATTTCCAAGATGGAAAGGATATATCATTATACTTGTTAAAAATGAAGTGTAGAGCAGTTTCTAGCTGTAACTTTGAAAAAGTTTCTATTACATGTGTGACGCACTGAAATTCAGCTTCAATCAAGCTTTCCATACATATCGTAAACTGATTATAATGCACCTTGTATAAAAATGTTAACCTTCTCATTGGAAACTGCTAGGAGCTATTGTTATTTATACACATCCTGGAAGTATCCTCTTAATGATTTAGTTGATTTCGAAAAAGACCTATTgtgtttataaattgaatttggaaTGTCATGTGTTCTCGCTCAACCTTAACAAAACAATTGATCTGATCGTTTCGAAGATacactttttaattaattttttaaatactttcatGCTCAGCATGGTAGGAAACATCGAAAACATAAAGAACTTTATCAGAGAATTGGTAAGTGTAtgcaaataagaaaaacatattcCCGTATTTATAGAAGCAGTTAGTAGTTGTGTAAACCttatattgaatattgacaCAGAGAAGTTGACTGGAGgatgtattttaatattttaattgacaACTTTCCTGTAGATATGATACGGTCTAAATATATCTACAGTGATGTCCCATAGTAACTGATTAGTAATTTAGCAATAGCAgcaatcatttaaattatttataatattattgatcAAAAAGTGTAGTTTTATTGATAAACATCGCTGtctgttgatgattttttatccAACTTGATATTCCGGAATTAATTCTTTCTTGTAGGATTTCTATTTCTAATATCACGTAGTTATTTgtgacaataaattttttgaattgattaaACATACTACAGGTTAAATGAGAAAACGTACATTTTTAAGTGGCTTAAGTTAAGTGACTTCAGATTACACAATGATCAACagcttttttcaatttcaagttGTTGTAGTAGTTGTAGCATTAACTTTGCTATTTGCATTGttatattccaatttttcattgcttgtttatatttttcatcgGAAAACAATAAGCCAAATGGATAGAACTTGTCGTTGGGTAAGACTCATGCAATTTTAGAGCATTAGCTTATAAAACTGTAGgtttctgaataaaaaaaatggtatataattGACTAGTTCATTATATTTATAGGAATACAAAATCTATTTCATTTGATTGTTCAACACTCCTCTGTGGTTGTAATTGTCAGTATTATCAttgcttgattttttttcttatgcaTGCGGCTCTCCGGGTCCCCCTTTGCCTGATATTATTGCTGAGGTGAGAAAATTATATCGTATTGtcttttttgtgtttattgtgcatttattcattattagaCTGTTTACTTATAAAAATGGCTTGTAGTGTTGTAACGCTATTCAAAGTTACCTTAATTTTAAAACCCtctcataaaaattgaataattgtttCACATCAGATCTAACTAggtatattcataaataaaaaacaaatcaagtTTTAATCATTTATTGTATTCTCGACATtcaaataagaaatagaagatgaagataaattattttaacatgAATTTATGGACTTATAACCAAtggtatatataataaattcttaTTAATGTTACACCTAATAttgataattagataaattggaaactcaaaaaatattcattttgatcgATTTAACTCAAGTATTGATCTCAAGATTATTTCAGTAAAATAATGTTAACATTATGAATATGGTCCTCTGTTCTAATAAGTAGCACAACTGGTATAAATGGTCTCTCCAATTTTCTGAAACGTTTtgtaataactattattattctAAGAGTAGAATAgtttaacaaaaagaaatatataatagactaaattaaaaaaaaaaaataaacgaaacgTCGCTTTTAGAAAACTTATCATTAAATGAAGATATAATAAAGTATTGACGTAAGCTAATATTATTTCTACGATAGTTTATGATGTTGGCTTTTTtccaattcaatattaattttaaagttaCAGAACTATACcgttttaacaaatttctaatGAAACAATCTATCAGATAAAATATTGCTTTTGTATAATGAATGTATGTTTATCTgcataaacatttattttttttgctataCCATGCCACTTCTATAattctatattatattatatattattactgCCAGAGGCTCGTTGTTAAATCTTTTAGAAATTCCACGAAACGCATGAAAGTTAAATTCTTGAAATAATCAGATTCCGCTTATTAAATactgaataatatttgtatttaaattattataatagaaatgaattttactgataaaatatcgaaattcaagaaaaactgtgaatcataattatttttcattatatcaaaATCGAATCGACACCTAaccaaatttatttcatttatgcTAAATTGCCAATTTACACTTAAGTTTcactaacaatattttttaaatattttcaggaCAACCGAACATCTCAAGTGCCTCTGGATATCGAAGATGACTCTACATCTCTAAAAAGTAATGAAGTTGATGGTAAAGGTATTTATTCGTTTAATTTTTACTTCATGATTATTTCATTGGTTAGTTTAGACAGAATtagcttttttaattttaaacattcaaaaatttgtttgaatgAGGTAAACTTGTTACCTCATTCcattccaaaaaaatagaatGATATATGAAATACATAAGCTTGATcggttttttcattatttcagttCTTGAGTCCATCTCCACAACTCCGCCACATATTCAAaccgaaataattgaaaaagacaAGGAATTCAAAAAACCTGTCTTTATCGAAGATGATAAACAGACACCAATCACGTCAGCTATACCGACATCACACACGGACAAAAAACAAGTGAgtttttatgaatgaaaatttgtacaattCACAACTTGagtaaaatgtattataatgaaaaaatgaggtGATTACATGTAATTAATATAACCCAGGAAAATCTTACTTATGTGTAAGTACTTGTGTAAAAAATGGAGCAAAGATGCTCCCGACTAATTAATGTTTAATATATCATAAACATGTTAATTGGACAAAGACGAGCCTAACTGTGTAGTCCCACCTTGATATTCTAAAAACTTGATTTGAGTTTtaaatttacaaacaaattagccgatcaaatttaaatttaattaatcaagtttaaaaatattgtgtaattGGATGTTAACTTCACAGTGGCTGCTGATACtagatagaaataaaataaatagaaataaaacataaaaattgaagtataCCAGATCTACCATACACTGCTCAAACACTGCCGCAATAAAAGGCATTAAAAAGTCTATTCTACATATACAAAATGCAGCATTAAAGAACACATAAATGAGAAACAATAGGTCCAATAATGAATCtaatatgcaataaaaaaaattatttcaaaggaTTGTTTTACCAAAAAACGATAATGAATGCAGTAATCTAACTCAAAcggttaaaaaagaaaaaaggaaaaaaataatcagcTAATCAATTATATAATCAGTAATCCCAAAAAAACATGTAAGCACCGATAGACTGTAGAAACgacaaaaaagttatttagtatttttattgttgaaaaaaacgtgtgaaatgcttaaaaaatataactactttttgtatgaataaatgGGAACCCACtgcatagaaaataaaatattaactagAATATAATGGAAtattatatctaaatattttattaaaggttgacaaaaaagaagaaacacaAAGGAAGACATCTCGTGACAAGGGTAAAGCTCCACCACCACCTCCTCTACAAACTCAACGATCAACTAGTTCAACGTCTTCAGATAAAGAATCACCATTgcctgaaaaagaaaaatctctGGCTCCACTTCCACCACCACTTCCAGTAGCACTTTCTACACTACCCACACCTCCATCTTCCCCTATTACTCCTCCAGATTCCCCGCTAGAAGCTAGTCCACTTCGTGTGCATAACTTTCCTCCTAATGTCCAAGAGGTTGTCAGAACTAAGGAAGATGAACTTTCCATACAATTGCCATCTTCGGAAAAGGCATCAACTAGTACGACTTTACAAGAAGTAACATCCAGAGAGAAAGTGAAATCTGACGAGATCGACAATACTGTAAACATATCCAAAATAAAACAGGCTCTAGAAAATCATATAACAAAAAGACTTTCACGTGAGAAAGACGAAAAAACTACTCCTCTAGATAATGACAAATTAGTTGACATGCCATTAGATAAGATTGGAGATATTGTTACTGTAACTAGTTCCAACACTACTACCCCTGATGATAGTTTACATCTTGTAGTTGTCTCCACTCCCCAATCTGAAAGGAACAAGAATATGTCTACCATTACTATTAATTCTAATTTGCCGGACACATCGAATAGTTTAGCTTCAAATATTAGCCAAGTAAgtgaaaaaagagaaatatttactcatatatttatctattaaGTTTTTGTTCATTGTGAAGGTTATTCTGAGATACTCCTCAATGTAGATTTGGAGGTTTTATGGGAGATCTTCATAGACTTAATAAAATGTGCCTTCAATAAGTTGTACGATTGTTGAATGGATAAAATTGCTATATCGCAAAGGGTGAAAGATGAATAGAATGGAGCACATTGATATGTCTTATGATACATCACACTCCTTAGGACCCATTTTAATTTATGCTAGGAAAAAGCCATTATCATTTGCTACAATTTCTCTTGAGTGCAGAGTATGCTTTTTGTGATTAGTTATAAAAAtctttctattaaataaaaaaagaagttcTAAAAGCTGTTTTTCCATATAAATCTTTCTTAaaagtttgtttatattaaaaagatTGTTACTGTCCTTATATCAAATGCATACTATTTACTTCATTTAATCTATGGTAAAGTATTCTCTAAAGCTGACAGGAATTGTAATTTGTCGTGATAGTTTAATTTTAGAACAAGATCAAACAGCCTGTGATATTTTTCGGTTTTTGTTGAAACAAAAGGTGCAAAAAAGTTCAAGTACATTACAAAAGGGTAAAATTAGCAACCCGCACCTTGTTTATTGTCAAATTAAACCTTTTTTTGAGgttcagatttaaaaaaatattacttaaaaatctgatttatttaaatagatttCTCGGTAtgcaaattttttaatgaagcAATACATTAGGAAAAAAATACATCTTTACGGTTTTTCACTTGTAATACATGAATTCAGAAACACTTTGGATATCGATAGTATTTAGCACAAATTTATTAACaacattaacatatttttttaggtgACGGTAGTGACGACACATCCTCCTGTTATAATCGATAATTCTCTTCCACCGAGAGCTTCCTCCTCTTCGCCAAGCAATAGTACCAGTGAAGTAGTAATTGTAGCGAACGAAACTAATAAGACTCAAATAGAGTCATCAGATGACGAATTCTGTCCATCACTTGATTCACTTGAATATCCTCCACCTACAGAATTCCGTGACAAACCTTTGAAGGTTAAAAAGTTGGATGAAAGTGAAGTTATGATAACAGATTCGAGTTATGTTATTAATGATTCCGGGCTAGATGTTTCTGAAGAAAATTCGAAACTTTTGGATACCAGTCACGTTTCGGTAGTGAAAATAGATGAAGAAAAAGTTCAGGTAAAGGATTCGACATCGTATTTAAGTGATAAATCGGCGGATTATCGAGGTTCTACCAGTGATTTATCAAACACTTCATCTGGAAAAACGGGTAGTACAAAAAGTGACTACGGAGATGAATATAAGGGTACTCATATTATTTTGGATGGATCTAACGCCGAAATGCTTGATTCGAAACCAAGAATGAATGGTCAAGTTATTCATTCTCATAGCCGAGAAGATATTTACAAGAAATCTCTCAATGGCAAAATGTATGCAGAAAGCTTTGAGTCGGCTATGTCTGATAGGTATGTACTTAAAAAAAGCAATGGATGTCATAACTaatcttttattaataatttcgttaattttatatgaatatatttttaggtCACATAGTGATTGTGGATCAGTACGAAGCAATGATTCACACAGAAGACCTATTTCGGGAGCCAGTAAAAGTATTGAGCAATCTGATATTGAAAGTATTTCTTTAGCTAGTCAAGAaagtagaggaagtaatgaaaaGGATGATAAACGATACCTGTCAAatggtaaacaattttttatatatttgtatatatgtcacaaaaaatttatatattactgTTCAatagtaaattgaataaattcaaaatggaAAAGATACTTGTCCATTGCCAAACAATAATTTATCATCTAATGATAAAAATGTGTCATAATACTGAGTTACCTAGTATAAAGTGACCCATTGATATTTGCAGATTTGTCTACACAGGTcccatttttaaaataactttgtGTATCAAATTAGCGATTGAATTAAACATGTAccatattgtatattattagtCGGTGCATTATTAGAAATACTAAGGAATGTATATCAAAACTGAAAAGTAGtttaaattaaacattataaatGTGTTAGATCAAAGATATTTcactaatgaaataaaatgaaatcataaaaattatagtcAAAACTTCAGAAACATTGATATTTATTACACTGGTTTACACCAAGGGGTCATAGTTCTTcttgaaaaactaaatatttctgCTTCAGACTTACCTGTAACATCGTGTTTTTGATTTATCTAGAGTGCAAATAGTCATTATATAAATACTCCCCCagcaaaattattaaataaagtgTTATTTGGATCAAAATACAAGCAATTGTCAACTAACAGCCctttacatttgaaatattgttgactaaaattaaatagaaaaagaaataaaagcaTGTTCAGAGTCAAGGTGTAATTCATATCTTACGAAAGTGTATATGCTATTAAAATAGTCACtgcaattgttttttaaattttgttccaaaatcactttttacattttttgtggAGTCTGTGTATTgcataaaataattgttgaaattgaaaaatagattaattttttattagtagaAATTTCATTCCATCTCCATACAATAATTGTCTGGAATCAAAATGATGCTTAAATTTTTTTGGGGAGTGTGATATATGTtatatctttgaaattttttcccaaatGAGAG
This portion of the Diorhabda sublineata isolate icDioSubl1.1 chromosome X, icDioSubl1.1, whole genome shotgun sequence genome encodes:
- the LOC130451827 gene encoding serine/threonine-protein kinase 10 isoform X1; the protein is MSFFNNIKKVLHFGGNDAKKKKVYNNVRMECDPEEFWDMIGELGDGAYGKVYKAQHKHTGQLAAAKMCRLDGEDDLSDFMIEIDILSEIKHPNIVELHEAFQKEQQLWLLIEYCDGGALDSIMTELEKPLNEVQIAYVCQNMCKGLQFLHKSHVIHRDLKAGNVLLTMAGGVKLADFGVSAKNKSTLQKHDTFIGTPYWMAPEVVLCETFRDNPYDYKVDIWSMGITLIEFAQMEPPNHEMSPMRVLLKIQKSDPPKLEQPSKWSKEFNDFLAKALIKDPQKRPCCDELLKHAFINCTLDSKPVRDLLLEYKAEVVEEELTDDDPEDNRTSQVPLDIEDDSTSLKSNEVDGKVLESISTTPPHIQTEIIEKDKEFKKPVFIEDDKQTPITSAIPTSHTDKKQVDKKEETQRKTSRDKGKAPPPPPLQTQRSTSSTSSDKESPLPEKEKSLAPLPPPLPVALSTLPTPPSSPITPPDSPLEASPLRVHNFPPNVQEVVRTKEDELSIQLPSSEKASTSTTLQEVTSREKVKSDEIDNTVNISKIKQALENHITKRLSREKDEKTTPLDNDKLVDMPLDKIGDIVTVTSSNTTTPDDSLHLVVVSTPQSERNKNMSTITINSNLPDTSNSLASNISQVTVVTTHPPVIIDNSLPPRASSSSPSNSTSEVVIVANETNKTQIESSDDEFCPSLDSLEYPPPTEFRDKPLKVKKLDESEVMITDSSYVINDSGLDVSEENSKLLDTSHVSVVKIDEEKVQVKDSTSYLSDKSADYRGSTSDLSNTSSGKTGSTKSDYGDEYKGTHIILDGSNAEMLDSKPRMNGQVIHSHSREDIYKKSLNGKMYAESFESAMSDRSHSDCGSVRSNDSHRRPISGASKSIEQSDIESISLASQESRGSNEKDDKRYLSNDLDENDDNAVVLRKPPKSKLETIAMQNRKTRKRTRKFIIDGVLITTTTSKVIYGDEENYNLSDPHSDRKQELRELKYLQKQEQKQFQDLATKEQLAIEQQDRKFEQERQNLERTYENDLEMLSKQQRLQIERAEAQQDADLRATSKKIRAEQERDLKQFRESLKAELRLLKYEIDMLPKERRKNEFKVRKDKMDAEHLEREKSFLEKLNENHESSLRRLSDSHREKIALMERQFLQQKHQLTRTREAALWELEEKHIHEKHQLIKRQIKEIFILQRHQMLTRHEKEKEQIKRRAARKEEELLKKQQIEKRSLPKRIRAEMKAREAMFRESMRISISGTSDPDLEKNRFKEFQEKEKKRYQAEQQRFELKHQRQLEELRAMSDATIKELEQLQNEKRKMLLEHEHLKLKQREEAFSIELKDWKGKLKPRKQKLEEELYKEIRSAKYSSHLPKISFPEPGSSSTDNVPDNSIGTKSSVNDDKTASSVPSSPFVTDGHRHSWGHQRTWSTGVISEKNFAFSPPSLKDDSAA
- the LOC130451827 gene encoding serine/threonine-protein kinase 10 isoform X2, whose protein sequence is MSFFNNIKKVLHFGGNDAKKKKVYNNVRMECDPEEFWDMIGELGDGAYGKVYKAQHKHTGQLAAAKMCRLDGEDDLSDFMIEIDILSEIKHPNIVELHEAFQKEQQLWLLIEYCDGGALDSIMTELEKPLNEVQIAYVCQNMCKGLQFLHKSHVIHRDLKAGNVLLTMAGGVKLADFGVSAKNKSTLQKHDTFIGTPYWMAPEVVLCETFRDNPYDYKVDIWSMGITLIEFAQMEPPNHEMSPMRVLLKIQKSDPPKLEQPSKWSKEFNDFLAKALIKDPQKRPCCDELLKHAFINCTLDSKPVRDLLLEYKAEVVEEELTDDDPEDNRTSQVPLDIEDDSTSLKSNEVDGKVLESISTTPPHIQTEIIEKDKEFKKPVFIEDDKQTPITSAIPTSHTDKKQVDKKEETQRKTSRDKGKAPPPPPLQTQRSTSSTSSDKESPLPEKEKSLAPLPPPLPVALSTLPTPPSSPITPPDSPLEASPLRVHNFPPNVQEVVRTKEDELSIQLPSSEKASTSTTLQEVTSREKVKSDEIDNTVNISKIKQALENHITKRLSREKDEKTTPLDNDKLVDMPLDKIGDIVTVTSSNTTTPDDSLHLVVVSTPQSERNKNMSTITINSNLPDTSNSLASNISQVTVVTTHPPVIIDNSLPPRASSSSPSNSTSEVVIVANETNKTQIESSDDEFCPSLDSLEYPPPTEFRDKPLKVKKLDESEVMITDSSYVINDSGLDVSEENSKLLDTSHVSVVKIDEEKVQVKDSTSYLSDKSADYRGSTSDLSNTSSGKTGSTKSDYGDEYKGTHIILDGSNAEMLDSKPRMNGQVIHSHSREDIYKKSLNGKMYAESFESAMSDRSHSDCGSVRSNDSHRRPISGASKSIEQSDIESISLASQESRGSNEKDDKRYLSNDLDENDDNAVVLRKPPKSKLETIAMQNRKTRKRTRKFIIDGVLITTTTSKVIYGDEENYNLSDPHSDRKQELRELKYLQKQEQKQFQDLATKEQLAIEQQDRKFEQERQNLERTYENDLEMLSKQQRLQIERAEAQQDADLRATSKKIRAEQERDLKQFRESLKAELRLLKYEIDMLPKERRKNEFKVRKDKMDAEHLEREKSFLEKLNENHESSLRRLSDSHREKIALMERQFLQQKHQLTRTREAALWELEEKHIHEKHQLIKRQIKEIFILQRHQMLTRHEKEKEQIKRRAARKEEELLKKQQIEKRSLPKRIRAEMKAREAMFRESMRISISGTSDPDLEKNRFKEFQEKEKKRYQAEQQRFELKHQRQLEELRAMSDATIKELEQLQNEKRKMLLEHEHLKLKQREEAFSIELKDWKGKLKPRKQKLEEAFAQQLEEQERIYGPVTPLVLPTDLPDFNSGSKRSSFSSDG